From Struthio camelus isolate bStrCam1 chromosome 7, bStrCam1.hap1, whole genome shotgun sequence, a single genomic window includes:
- the BUB3 gene encoding mitotic checkpoint protein BUB3 isoform X2, translating into MKTMTGSNEFKLNQTPDDGISSVKFSPNTSQFLLVSSWDTTVRLYDVPANSMRLKYQHSGAVLDCAFYDPTHAWSGGLDQQLKMHDLNTDQENLVGAHDAPIRCVEYCPEVNVMVTGSWDQTVKLWDPRTPCNAGTFSQPEKVYTLSVSGDRLIVGTAGRRVLVWDLRNMGYVQQRRESSLKYQTRCIRAFPNKQGYVLSSIEGRVAVEYLDPSPEIQKKKYAFKCHRLKENNIEQIYPVNAISFHNVHNTFATGGSDGFVNIWDPFNKKRLCQFHRYPTSIASLAFSNDGTTLAIASSYMYEMDDIEHPEDGIYIRQVTDAETKPK; encoded by the exons ATGAAGACG ATGACTGGGTCGAACGAGTTCAAACTAAACCAAACTCCAGATGATGGTATTTCATCAGTAAAGTTTAGTCCAAATACGTCTCAGTTTCTGCTTGTTTCATCCTGGGACACAACTGTCCGGCTCTATGATGTGCCTGCCAACTCCATGAGACTCAAATATCAACATTCAGGAGCTGTCCTTGACTGTGCTTTTTAT GATCCAACCCATGCCTGGAGTGGAGGATTAGATCAGCAATTGAAAATGCACGATCTTAACACGGACCAAG AAAACCTTGTTGGTGCTCATGATGCTCCTATCAGATGTGTTGAGTATTGCCCGGAAGTGAATGTAATGGTGACTGGAAGCTGGGATCAAACAGTTAAACTGTGGGATCCCAGAACTCCTTGTAATGCAGGAACTTTCTCTCAACCTGAAAAG GTGTACACGCTGTCTGTGTCTGGAGATAGACTAATTGTGGGGACTGCAGGTCGGAGAGTGCTGGTGTGGGATTTGCGGAACATGGGTTATGTTCAGCAGCGAAGAGAATCGAGCCTGAAGTATCAGACCCGTTGTATCAGAGCGTTTCCAAATAAACAG GGTTATGTTTTAAGTTCTATTGAAGGTCGTGTTGCAGTGGAATATTTGGATCCAAGTCCAGaaatacagaagaagaaatatgCCTTCAAATGTCACCGTTTGAAGGAGAATAACATTGAGCAGATTTATCCAGTTAATGCCATTTCTTTCCATAATGTCCACAACACATTTGCTACAG GAGGTTCTGATGGATTTGTAAATATTTGGGATCCCTTTAATAAAAAGCGACTGTGTCAGTTCCATCGGTATCCCACAAGCATAGCATCTCTTGCCTTCAGCAATGATGGAACCACCCTTGCAATAGCTTCTTCATACATGTATGAAATGGATGACATTGAGCATCCTGAAGATGGTATCTATATTCGCCAAGTGACAGATGCAGAAACAAAACCTAAGTGA
- the BUB3 gene encoding mitotic checkpoint protein BUB3 isoform X1: MKTMTGSNEFKLNQTPDDGISSVKFSPNTSQFLLVSSWDTTVRLYDVPANSMRLKYQHSGAVLDCAFYDPTHAWSGGLDQQLKMHDLNTDQENLVGAHDAPIRCVEYCPEVNVMVTGSWDQTVKLWDPRTPCNAGTFSQPEKVYTLSVSGDRLIVGTAGRRVLVWDLRNMGYVQQRRESSLKYQTRCIRAFPNKQGYVLSSIEGRVAVEYLDPSPEIQKKKYAFKCHRLKENNIEQIYPVNAISFHNVHNTFATGGSDGFVNIWDPFNKKRLCQFHRYPTSIASLAFSNDGTTLAIASSYMYEMDDIEHPEDGIYIRQVTDAETKPKST; this comes from the exons ATGAAGACG ATGACTGGGTCGAACGAGTTCAAACTAAACCAAACTCCAGATGATGGTATTTCATCAGTAAAGTTTAGTCCAAATACGTCTCAGTTTCTGCTTGTTTCATCCTGGGACACAACTGTCCGGCTCTATGATGTGCCTGCCAACTCCATGAGACTCAAATATCAACATTCAGGAGCTGTCCTTGACTGTGCTTTTTAT GATCCAACCCATGCCTGGAGTGGAGGATTAGATCAGCAATTGAAAATGCACGATCTTAACACGGACCAAG AAAACCTTGTTGGTGCTCATGATGCTCCTATCAGATGTGTTGAGTATTGCCCGGAAGTGAATGTAATGGTGACTGGAAGCTGGGATCAAACAGTTAAACTGTGGGATCCCAGAACTCCTTGTAATGCAGGAACTTTCTCTCAACCTGAAAAG GTGTACACGCTGTCTGTGTCTGGAGATAGACTAATTGTGGGGACTGCAGGTCGGAGAGTGCTGGTGTGGGATTTGCGGAACATGGGTTATGTTCAGCAGCGAAGAGAATCGAGCCTGAAGTATCAGACCCGTTGTATCAGAGCGTTTCCAAATAAACAG GGTTATGTTTTAAGTTCTATTGAAGGTCGTGTTGCAGTGGAATATTTGGATCCAAGTCCAGaaatacagaagaagaaatatgCCTTCAAATGTCACCGTTTGAAGGAGAATAACATTGAGCAGATTTATCCAGTTAATGCCATTTCTTTCCATAATGTCCACAACACATTTGCTACAG GAGGTTCTGATGGATTTGTAAATATTTGGGATCCCTTTAATAAAAAGCGACTGTGTCAGTTCCATCGGTATCCCACAAGCATAGCATCTCTTGCCTTCAGCAATGATGGAACCACCCTTGCAATAGCTTCTTCATACATGTATGAAATGGATGACATTGAGCATCCTGAAGATGGTATCTATATTCGCCAAGTGACAGATGCAGAAACAAAACCTAA
- the HMX2 gene encoding homeobox protein HMX2 — protein MSSKEDPSKCCPAAAPISSFTIQSILGSGSADGGREPGTKAAAAWPARPRNLSLSSSDEEPEESWKHHGCFCPEAHGPKETCHKHQPLSFTCLSSAKGSGAAAVASAERTPFLSPSQQDFKEEKEKPLGPSSPSCGDRQRDGGDRQAGAAKKKTRTVFSRSQVYQLESTFDMKRYLSSSERACLASSLQLTETQVKTWFQNRRNKWKRQLSAELEAANMAHASAQTLVGMPLVFRDNSLLRVPVPRSIAFPAPLYYPGSNLSALPLYNLYNKIDY, from the exons ATGAGCAGCAAAGAAGACCCGAGCAAGTGCTGTCCGGCCGCGGCTCCCATCTCCAGTTTCACCATCCAGTCCATCctgggcagcggcagcgccgacGGCGGCCGGGAACCCGGCACCAAGGCGGCCGCCGCCTGGCCCGCCCGGCCCAGGAACCTGTCCCTGTCCTCCTCCGACGAGGAGCCCGAGGAGAGCTGGAAACACCACGGCTGCTTCTGCCCCGAGGCGCACGGCCCCAAGGAAACGTGCCACAAACACCAGCCCCTCAGTTTCACCTGTCTCA GCAGCGCCaaggggagcggagcggccgcggtGGCCAGCGCGGAGCGGACGCCCTTCCTCTCGCCATCCCAACAGGACTttaaggaggagaaggagaagcccTTGGGACCCTCCTCGCCCTCCTGCGGGGACCGGCAGCGCGACGGCGGGGACCGGCAGGCCGGCGCCGCCAAGAAGAAGACGCGCACGGTGTTCAGCCGCAGCCAGGTCTACCAGCTGGAGTCCACCTTCGACATGAAGCGCTACCTGAGCAGCTCGGAGCgggcctgcctggcctccagcctGCAGCTCACCGAGACCCAGGTGAAGACCTGGTTCCAGAACCGCCGCAACAAGTGGAAACGGCAGCTCTCGGCCGAGCTGGAGGCGGCCAACATGGCCCACGCCTCGGCGCAGACTCTGGTGGGCATGCCGCTGGTGTTCAGAGACAATTCCCTCCTCCGGGTGCCGGTGCCGCGGTCCATCGCCTTCCCGGCCCCTCTCTACTACCCCGGCAGCAACCTCTCGGCCTTACCGCTCTACAACCTCTACAACAAGATCGACTActga
- the HMX3 gene encoding homeobox protein HMX3, producing MPETGQEPPSAPPPPKESFYIKNLLNGDPPKAPPKQPRALFAPSGKAAVDGAGFALSQVGDLAFPRFEIPAPRFALSAHCLERAQTWWYPYALTPAGAHLPRTEAAEKSLLRDSSPASGTDRDSPEPLLKADAEHKDLDSKSPDEIVLEESDSEEGKKEGGGEDWKKREESPEKKPCRKKKTRTVFSRSQVFQLESTFDMKRYLSSSERAGLAASLHLTETQVKIWFQNRRNKWKRQLAAELEAANLSHAAAQRIVRVPILYHENSGAEGGAAGGSAPGTQPLLTFPHPVYYSHPVVTSVPLLRPV from the exons ATGCCGGAGACCGGGCAGGAaccgcccagcgccccgccgccccccaaggAGTCCTTCTACATCAAGAACCTGCTCAACGGCGACCCCCCCAAGGCGCCCCCCAAGCAGCCGCGGGCGCTGTTCGCCCCCTCGGGCAAAGCGGCGGTGGACGGCGCCGGCTTCGCCCTCTCGCAGGTGGGCGACCTCGCCTTCCCCCGCTTCGAGATCCCGGCGCCGCGCTTCGCCCTGAGCGCCCACTGCCTGGAGCGCGCCCAGACCTGGTGGTACCCCTACGCGCTCACGCCGGCCGGAGCCCACCTGCCCCGCACGGAAG CCGCGGAGAAATCCCTCCTGAGGGACTCGTCCCCCGCCTCGGGCACCGACAGGGACTCCCCGGAGCCGCTGCTCAAGGCCGACGCAGAGCACAAGGACCTGGACTCCAAGAGCCCCGACGAGATCGTGCTGGAGGAGAGCGACTcggaggaggggaagaaggagggcggcggggaggaCTGGAAGAAGCGGGAGGAGAGCCCCGAGAAGAAGCCGTGCCGCAAGAAGAAGACGCGCACGGTGTTCAGCCGCAGCCAGGTCTTCCAGCTGGAGTCCACCTTCGACATGAAGCGCTACCTGAGcagctcggagcgggccggcctggccgcctcgcTGCACCTCACAGAGACCCAGGTGaagatctggttccagaaccgCCGCAACAAGTGGAAGCGGCAGCTGGCGGCCGAGCTGGAGGCGGCCAACCTCAGCCACGCGGCCGCGCAGCGCATCGTCCGCGTCCCCATCCTCTACCACGAGAACtcgggcgcggagggcggcgcggcgggcggcagcgcccccgGCACCCAGCCGCTGCTCACCTTCCCCCACCCCGTCTACTACTCCCACCCCGTGGTCACCTCCGTGCCGCTCCTGCGGCCCGTctga